One window from the genome of Actinoplanes teichomyceticus ATCC 31121 encodes:
- a CDS encoding mannitol dehydrogenase family protein has translation MIPLTAATLPDLPAGIPGPRYDRARCTTGIVHFGVGGFHRAHQAMYIDRLMNAGKALDWAICGVGVMPGDRRMNEILNAQDGLYTLVVKAPDGTLTPRVVGSIREHLFAPDDPERVIRKLADPAVRIVSLTVTEGGYAFPAADGTAGSMFALITDALARRRESGTPPFTIMSCDNIQENGDTARRSFVAFARRRDPGLADWIAGHVRFPNSMVDRITPVTTDRDITEIGRRFGVHDRWPVVCEPFTQWVVEDDFSLGRPPLEDAGVQLAADVRPYEMMKLRLLNAGHQALCYFGHLAGYRLVHEVCQDRLFATFLLAYLDREARPTLAPVPGIDLAAYQRQLIERFSNAAVRDTVARLCADTSDRIPKWVLPVIRHHLATGGEIHRAAAVVASWARYAEGVDEHGAPIEVVDRLRDILMANAGRQRADPLAFVAYREVFGDLVEHERFVSAYRAALASLHHRGARATLQWLVTP, from the coding sequence ATGATCCCGCTGACCGCCGCCACCCTGCCCGACCTGCCCGCCGGGATTCCGGGGCCCCGGTACGACCGGGCCCGGTGCACCACCGGCATCGTGCACTTCGGCGTCGGCGGGTTCCACCGCGCACACCAGGCGATGTACATCGATCGCCTGATGAACGCCGGCAAGGCGCTCGACTGGGCGATCTGCGGCGTCGGGGTGATGCCCGGCGACCGCCGGATGAACGAGATCCTCAACGCCCAGGACGGGTTGTACACGCTCGTCGTCAAGGCCCCCGACGGCACGCTGACGCCCCGGGTCGTCGGTTCGATCCGGGAGCACCTGTTCGCCCCCGACGACCCGGAGCGGGTCATCCGGAAGCTGGCCGACCCGGCGGTCCGGATCGTCTCGCTGACCGTCACCGAGGGCGGTTACGCCTTCCCCGCCGCCGACGGCACCGCCGGCTCGATGTTCGCGCTGATCACCGACGCGCTGGCGCGGCGCCGCGAGAGCGGGACCCCGCCCTTCACGATCATGTCGTGCGACAACATCCAGGAGAACGGCGACACCGCCCGGCGCAGCTTCGTCGCCTTCGCCCGCCGGCGCGACCCCGGCCTGGCCGACTGGATCGCCGGGCACGTCCGGTTCCCGAACAGCATGGTCGACCGGATCACGCCGGTGACCACGGACCGGGACATCACCGAGATCGGCCGGCGGTTCGGCGTCCACGACCGGTGGCCGGTGGTGTGCGAGCCGTTCACCCAGTGGGTCGTCGAGGACGACTTCAGCCTCGGCCGGCCGCCCCTGGAGGACGCCGGTGTGCAGCTGGCCGCCGACGTCCGGCCGTACGAGATGATGAAACTGCGCCTGCTCAACGCCGGTCATCAGGCGCTGTGCTACTTCGGCCACCTCGCCGGGTACCGGCTGGTGCACGAGGTGTGCCAGGACCGGCTGTTCGCCACCTTCCTGCTCGCCTACCTGGACCGGGAGGCCCGGCCCACCCTGGCACCGGTGCCGGGCATCGACCTCGCCGCGTACCAGCGCCAGCTGATCGAACGCTTCTCCAACGCGGCCGTGCGCGACACCGTCGCCCGGCTGTGCGCGGACACCTCCGACCGGATCCCGAAATGGGTGCTCCCGGTGATCCGTCACCATCTGGCCACCGGCGGGGAGATCCACCGCGCCGCCGCGGTGGTGGCCAGCTGGGCCCGGTACGCCGAGGGGGTCGACGAGCACGGCGCGCCGATCGAGGTCGTCGACCGGCTCCGGGACATCCTGATGGCCAACGCCGGCCGGCAGCGCGCCGACCCGCTGGCCTTCGTGGCGTACCGGGAGGTGTTCGGTGACCTGGTGGAGCACGAGCGGTTCGTGTCCGCCTACCGCGCCGCGCTGGCCTCCCTCCACCACCGGGGCGCACGGGCCACCCTCCAGTGGCTGGTCACGCCCTGA
- a CDS encoding alpha/beta hydrolase — protein sequence MPVTAEPGRPHREPEENPEHGRLSVRRGTAIVPGRAGTPGSGTTAGDPGAGDPGAAVFVPEPAGRDAYRLVVLLHGAGGSAGQGLGLMLPVAEQYGLILLAPQSVAATWDMISSGYGPDVRRLDRALAEVLASYPVADMFIGGFSDGASYALSLGMTNGDIFDGIVAFSPGFAAPMVSHGSPRIFVSHGDADRVLPIDRCSRRLVPRLSALGYRVTYDEFRGGHEVPDRIVVRAAGWLGER from the coding sequence ATGCCGGTGACAGCGGAACCGGGGCGTCCGCACCGCGAACCGGAGGAGAACCCGGAGCACGGCCGGTTGAGCGTCCGCCGGGGCACCGCGATCGTGCCCGGTCGTGCCGGGACGCCGGGCTCCGGCACGACCGCCGGTGACCCGGGCGCCGGTGACCCGGGCGCCGCGGTCTTCGTGCCGGAACCGGCCGGGCGGGACGCGTACCGTCTGGTCGTGCTGCTGCACGGCGCCGGGGGCTCGGCCGGCCAGGGCCTCGGCCTGATGCTGCCGGTGGCCGAGCAGTACGGCCTGATCCTGCTCGCGCCGCAGTCGGTCGCGGCCACCTGGGACATGATCTCGTCGGGGTACGGCCCGGACGTGCGCCGGCTGGATCGGGCGCTCGCCGAGGTGCTGGCCAGCTATCCGGTGGCGGACATGTTCATCGGGGGCTTCTCCGACGGCGCGTCGTACGCTCTCTCCCTCGGTATGACCAACGGCGACATCTTCGACGGCATCGTGGCGTTCTCGCCGGGCTTCGCCGCGCCGATGGTGTCGCACGGCTCACCGCGGATCTTCGTGTCGCACGGCGACGCCGACCGCGTCCTGCCGATCGACCGGTGCAGCCGGCGGCTGGTGCCCCGGCTGAGCGCGCTGGGCTACCGGGTGACCTACGACGAGTTCCGCGGCGGTCACGAGGTGCCGGACCGCATCGTCGTCCGGGCCGCCGGGTGGCTGGGGGAGAGGTGA
- a CDS encoding M20/M25/M40 family metallo-hydrolase has protein sequence MSMAEIHEYLAANRSELLGQLAEWVGVPSVAGTPEHEPDLVRSANWLAAVLRDTGFPTVQVWKAPGAPAVYAQWCAAPGAPTVLIYSHHDVRAVKGEDWEETTPFQAVVRDGYLYGRGSSDAKGQVLTHVWGLRAHLAATGADAPAVNIKLLVEGEEETGSAQLADLIEQHRDRLGADLVIFSDTLLWHAEHPAVCTSMRGMISAQLQVYGPLRDVHSGAVSGPAPNPVFELSRLLAQLHDDKGRITLPGFYDSVAEPTERRRAELAALPFTDEDWLERSQTRSIGGEAGYTVLERLWLRPAVEVISVLGGEASGPSLAAVPAVAEAALSIRIVPDQTPDEVARQVRDWVAENISDRVEYQLTISEETGQKPYATPPDHPAVEALAAAMADGFGVPAGRMGNAGGGPAELLSRVIGAPVLFFGTGLPEDRWHDSDERVSIDVLLAGAATLASLWSRLSRW, from the coding sequence ATGTCGATGGCGGAGATCCACGAATATCTGGCGGCGAACCGCTCCGAACTGCTCGGCCAGCTCGCCGAATGGGTCGGCGTGCCGTCGGTCGCCGGGACCCCCGAGCACGAGCCCGACCTGGTGCGATCGGCGAACTGGCTGGCCGCGGTGCTGCGCGACACCGGATTCCCGACCGTGCAGGTGTGGAAAGCGCCGGGCGCCCCGGCGGTGTACGCCCAGTGGTGCGCGGCGCCCGGCGCCCCCACCGTGCTGATCTACAGCCACCATGACGTGCGGGCGGTCAAGGGCGAGGACTGGGAGGAGACCACCCCCTTCCAGGCGGTCGTCCGGGACGGCTACCTCTACGGCCGCGGCAGCTCGGACGCCAAGGGTCAGGTCCTCACGCACGTGTGGGGCCTGCGCGCGCACCTGGCCGCGACCGGCGCCGACGCGCCGGCGGTGAACATCAAGCTGCTGGTCGAGGGGGAGGAGGAGACCGGCTCGGCGCAGCTGGCCGACCTCATCGAGCAGCACCGCGACCGCCTCGGCGCGGATCTGGTGATCTTCTCCGACACGCTGCTGTGGCATGCCGAGCATCCGGCGGTCTGTACCAGCATGCGCGGGATGATCAGCGCCCAGCTGCAGGTGTACGGGCCGCTGCGGGACGTGCACAGCGGCGCGGTGTCCGGCCCGGCGCCCAATCCGGTGTTCGAGCTGTCCCGGTTGCTCGCTCAGCTGCACGACGACAAGGGCCGGATCACCCTGCCCGGCTTCTACGACAGCGTGGCCGAGCCGACCGAGCGCCGGCGGGCGGAGCTGGCCGCGCTTCCCTTCACCGACGAGGACTGGCTGGAACGCTCGCAGACGCGCAGCATCGGCGGCGAGGCCGGGTACACCGTGCTGGAACGGCTGTGGCTGCGGCCGGCGGTCGAGGTGATCAGCGTGCTCGGGGGCGAGGCGAGCGGGCCGTCGCTCGCGGCGGTGCCGGCGGTCGCCGAGGCCGCCCTGAGCATCCGGATCGTGCCCGACCAGACCCCGGACGAGGTGGCGCGGCAGGTGCGCGACTGGGTCGCCGAGAACATCAGCGACCGCGTGGAGTACCAGCTGACCATCTCGGAGGAGACCGGCCAGAAGCCGTACGCCACCCCGCCGGACCACCCCGCCGTCGAGGCCCTCGCCGCGGCGATGGCGGACGGCTTCGGTGTGCCGGCCGGCCGGATGGGCAACGCCGGGGGCGGACCGGCCGAGCTGCTGTCACGCGTGATCGGGGCGCCGGTGCTGTTCTTCGGCACCGGGCTGCCGGAGGACCGCTGGCACGACAGCGACGAGCGGGTCTCCATCGACGTGCTGCTCGCCGGGGCGGCCACCCTGGCGTCGCTGTGGTCGCGGTTGTCCCGGTGGTGA
- a CDS encoding STAS domain-containing protein yields MSAIRCDVDPVGTRLLVRVRGELSLASAPRVRAVLLKSLVDQPDAIVVDLTGAVIAEPAAAAVFAAVSRHASLWPGTPLLLAAPDPELARVLATTYSRLAVHSSVAAALAAEPRRRMPSVSDRLLPVSGAAQRARDLATEACLRWELPHLTGPASLIANELVANAVVHAQTMVDLRMTLGPRYLTVAVRDGSAAEPVLPCRVSADPAVPRGLMLVDAMAVRWGSLPAHDGKIVWATLPRRTGAG; encoded by the coding sequence GTGTCTGCCATCCGGTGCGACGTCGACCCCGTAGGGACGCGCCTGCTGGTGCGCGTGCGGGGCGAGCTGTCGCTGGCTTCCGCGCCGCGGGTGCGAGCCGTGCTGTTGAAGTCACTGGTCGACCAGCCGGACGCGATCGTCGTCGACCTCACCGGCGCCGTCATCGCCGAGCCGGCTGCCGCTGCGGTGTTCGCGGCGGTCAGCCGGCACGCGTCGCTGTGGCCCGGCACCCCGCTGCTGCTCGCCGCACCGGATCCGGAACTGGCGCGCGTTCTCGCCACCACCTACAGCCGGCTGGCGGTGCACTCGTCGGTGGCGGCGGCGCTGGCCGCTGAGCCACGGCGGCGGATGCCGTCGGTCAGCGACCGGCTGCTGCCGGTCAGCGGCGCCGCTCAGCGGGCCCGCGACCTGGCCACCGAGGCCTGCCTGCGATGGGAGCTGCCGCACCTGACCGGACCGGCCAGCCTGATCGCGAACGAGCTCGTGGCGAACGCCGTCGTGCACGCCCAGACGATGGTGGACCTGCGAATGACTCTGGGCCCGCGGTACCTCACGGTGGCCGTGCGCGACGGCAGCGCCGCGGAACCGGTGCTGCCGTGCCGGGTCTCGGCCGACCCCGCGGTCCCACGCGGGCTGATGCTCGTCGATGCGATGGCCGTGCGGTGGGGCAGCCTGCCGGCGCACGACGGCAAGATCGTGTGGGCCACCCTGCCACGCCGGACCGGGGCCGGCTGA
- a CDS encoding STAS domain-containing protein produces the protein MSSPFAVRKHDDAGSCHIAVIGEIDEDTSAGLAAFLRNAAEQDGTAELVVDLRHVTFLGAAGVRALLQGREAALTNGRAYRVINVHGISHQVLRISGLIDLLDATAPVPDNAGAAPA, from the coding sequence ATGTCCAGCCCATTCGCGGTACGCAAGCACGACGATGCCGGCAGCTGCCACATCGCGGTGATCGGGGAGATCGACGAGGACACCAGCGCGGGGCTCGCCGCGTTCCTGCGCAACGCGGCGGAGCAGGACGGGACCGCCGAGCTGGTCGTGGACCTGCGACACGTCACTTTCCTGGGCGCCGCGGGCGTACGCGCGCTGCTCCAGGGCCGGGAGGCGGCCCTCACCAACGGGCGTGCCTACCGGGTGATCAACGTGCACGGGATCAGCCACCAGGTGTTGCGGATCAGCGGGCTGATCGACCTGTTGGACGCCACCGCTCCGGTGCCGGACAACGCCGGCGCGGCCCCGGCCTGA
- a CDS encoding chemotaxis protein CheB has translation MARRDLIVIGGSAGAHAALQKLLARLPVDLPAAVLIVTHLAPGARSALADVLAKQSVLPVAAAADGETARPGRVYVAVPDHHLVLGAGDVLRLSAGPRQNRVRPAVDALFRAAARWGGARVAGVVLSGSLDDGAAGLAAVVQQGGAALVQDPEEARFPGMPRAALAAVPSAVVAPAGQLGKLLTELAGRPVGAGGPPDEDLIWETDMAAEGRTAVGLPQRPVALGCPDCRGGMYEVRTGRAVHYVCHVGHSWSPESFVVASDDGIEQALWTAVSAMQEKVTMLGELAVGAERAGDRDRCEGYRTEADRVRRDAALVQHRMLGAGQPAPESQRPPGVSGVRPHPGPRCAGPGAGAPVP, from the coding sequence ATGGCGCGACGCGACCTGATCGTGATCGGTGGTTCGGCCGGCGCCCACGCCGCCCTGCAGAAGCTTCTGGCGCGGCTGCCGGTGGACCTGCCGGCCGCCGTCCTGATCGTCACGCACCTGGCACCCGGGGCCCGCAGCGCGCTGGCCGACGTGCTGGCCAAGCAGTCCGTGCTGCCGGTCGCCGCCGCGGCAGACGGCGAGACGGCCCGGCCCGGCCGGGTCTACGTGGCCGTCCCGGACCACCATCTCGTCCTCGGCGCGGGTGACGTGCTGCGGCTCAGCGCCGGTCCCCGGCAGAACCGGGTGCGGCCGGCCGTGGACGCGCTGTTCCGCGCGGCGGCCCGGTGGGGCGGCGCCCGGGTCGCCGGGGTGGTGCTGTCCGGAAGCCTGGACGACGGGGCGGCCGGACTGGCGGCGGTGGTGCAACAGGGCGGCGCGGCGCTGGTGCAGGACCCGGAGGAGGCCCGCTTCCCCGGCATGCCGAGGGCCGCGCTGGCGGCCGTGCCGTCCGCGGTGGTGGCGCCCGCCGGGCAGCTCGGGAAGCTGCTCACCGAGCTCGCCGGGCGACCGGTCGGCGCGGGCGGGCCGCCGGACGAGGATCTGATCTGGGAGACCGACATGGCCGCCGAGGGCCGTACCGCGGTGGGGCTTCCCCAGCGCCCGGTGGCGTTGGGCTGCCCCGACTGCCGGGGCGGGATGTACGAGGTACGCACCGGCCGGGCCGTGCACTACGTGTGCCACGTGGGGCACTCGTGGTCGCCCGAGTCGTTCGTCGTGGCCAGTGACGACGGCATCGAGCAGGCGCTGTGGACGGCGGTCAGCGCGATGCAGGAAAAGGTCACCATGCTGGGGGAGCTCGCGGTGGGCGCCGAACGGGCCGGGGACCGGGACCGTTGCGAGGGCTACCGGACGGAGGCGGATCGGGTCCGCCGCGACGCCGCGCTGGTGCAGCACCGCATGCTCGGGGCCGGCCAGCCGGCGCCGGAGTCGCAGCGGCCACCGGGCGTGAGCGGGGTGCGGCCGCACCCGGGTCCCCGGTGCGCCGGGCCGGGGGCCGGCGCTCCCGTGCCGTGA
- a CDS encoding chemotaxis protein CheB produces the protein MSQHRDVIAIGASAGGVEALRALVAGLPSDFPGTVLVVLHIPRDAPSVLPAILTRTGPLVAETAVHGAELGHGRIHVAPHDHHLLVLGNRIRLTRGPTENGHRPAIDPLFRSVARAFGPRAVGVVLSGTRDDGAAGLAGLVARGGTAVVQDPAEALFAAMPAAALAYVPTRHVAPAAGLGGLIARITAMDLPRTEAGPPDGDADTALGEPGPPSAEDLTTPAAGYGCRSCGGALVPFGGGPAPRYRCPAGHAWAPEGLLDEPDEALESALWMALRALEDKAALSRRLATAQRSPESATGSRFRDLAVEAARAGDTIRGLIAQLGPASTPAGEATNTPVTGHP, from the coding sequence ATGAGCCAGCATCGGGATGTGATCGCCATCGGCGCGTCCGCCGGCGGGGTCGAGGCCCTGCGGGCGCTGGTCGCCGGGCTGCCCTCCGATTTCCCCGGCACCGTCCTGGTGGTCCTGCACATCCCCCGGGACGCGCCGAGCGTGCTGCCGGCGATCCTGACCCGCACCGGGCCGCTGGTGGCGGAAACCGCCGTCCACGGCGCCGAACTGGGTCACGGCCGGATCCACGTCGCGCCCCACGACCACCACCTGCTGGTGCTCGGCAACCGGATCCGGCTGACGCGGGGTCCGACCGAGAACGGTCACCGACCCGCGATCGACCCGCTCTTCCGCTCCGTCGCGCGGGCCTTCGGGCCGCGCGCGGTGGGGGTGGTGCTGTCGGGCACCCGGGACGACGGCGCGGCCGGCCTGGCCGGCCTCGTCGCGCGCGGGGGCACCGCGGTGGTCCAGGACCCGGCGGAGGCGCTGTTCGCCGCGATGCCGGCGGCGGCACTGGCGTACGTCCCCACCCGCCACGTCGCGCCCGCCGCCGGGCTGGGCGGACTGATCGCCCGGATCACCGCCATGGACCTGCCACGCACCGAGGCGGGCCCCCCGGACGGCGACGCCGACACGGCGCTCGGCGAGCCCGGCCCGCCGAGCGCCGAAGACCTCACGACGCCGGCTGCCGGCTACGGCTGCCGGTCCTGCGGCGGGGCGCTGGTCCCGTTCGGCGGCGGCCCGGCGCCCCGGTACCGCTGCCCGGCCGGACATGCCTGGGCGCCGGAAGGCCTGCTGGACGAGCCGGACGAGGCGCTGGAAAGCGCGCTGTGGATGGCGTTGCGGGCGCTGGAGGACAAGGCGGCGCTCAGCCGGCGGCTGGCGACCGCGCAGCGGTCGCCGGAGTCCGCGACCGGCAGCCGCTTCCGGGACCTGGCGGTGGAGGCGGCACGGGCCGGGGACACCATCCGGGGGCTGATCGCCCAGCTGGGGCCCGCCTCGACACCGGCCGGGGAGGCCACGAACACCCCGGTCACCGGTCACCCGTAG
- a CDS encoding CheR family methyltransferase → MEPTDPHFEALLFYVKESRGFDFTGYKRSSLMRRVNRRMTQVGIDDYQDYLDHLQVHPDEFTVLFNTILINVTGFFRDSDAWDYLRSTVLDSLVAAKPADATIRVWSAGCASGEEAYTLAIALAEALGVDAFRERVKIYATDVDEEQLNEARQATYGEDEIRALPPGLLERYFEPVGDRFTFRKDLRRSVIFGRNDLVQDAPISRVDLLACRNTLMYFNAETQAKILNRFHFALADGGVLFLGKAEMLLSHTSLYTPIDLKRRVFRKVPLLSPPLGVLLADPATPGGTPATGLDRLRNEAFAISPLAQLTLTADGAVALTNRQLEKLFNVSARDVGRPFRDLDLSYRPVELRRYIEQAQVERRELRIPDVEFGRAGEPVNIEVQITPLTDENHSLLGVNITFHDVTAARRLQDDLEHANQQLEAAYEELQSTNEELETTNEELQSTVEELETTNEELQSTNEELETTNEELQSTNDELQSINDRLRVSTTRLDQANSFLEAVLTSLRAGVAVVDRDLRVLMWNRHAENLWGLRSGEVIGQHLLNLDIGLPFEDLRPLLRAAVGPHGRSGEAAVDAVNRRGRPVSVRVVCTPLQRRADDPVGDGAIVVMESDEAS, encoded by the coding sequence ATGGAACCCACCGATCCCCATTTCGAGGCGCTGCTCTTCTACGTCAAGGAGTCCCGCGGCTTCGATTTCACCGGGTACAAACGGTCCAGCCTGATGCGACGGGTCAACCGGCGGATGACCCAGGTCGGCATCGACGACTACCAGGACTATCTGGATCACCTGCAGGTGCACCCGGACGAGTTCACGGTCCTGTTCAACACCATCCTGATCAACGTGACCGGTTTCTTCCGGGACTCCGACGCGTGGGACTACCTGCGGAGCACGGTCCTGGACTCGCTCGTCGCCGCCAAGCCGGCCGATGCGACGATCCGCGTCTGGTCGGCCGGCTGCGCATCGGGGGAGGAGGCCTACACCCTCGCGATCGCGCTCGCCGAGGCGCTGGGGGTGGACGCGTTCCGGGAGCGGGTGAAGATCTATGCGACGGACGTGGACGAGGAGCAGCTGAACGAGGCCCGGCAGGCCACCTACGGTGAAGACGAGATCCGGGCCCTGCCGCCGGGGCTGCTGGAGCGCTACTTCGAGCCGGTCGGCGACCGTTTCACCTTCCGCAAGGACCTGCGCCGTTCGGTGATCTTCGGCCGCAACGACCTGGTGCAGGACGCGCCGATCTCCCGCGTCGATCTGCTGGCCTGCCGCAACACGCTGATGTACTTCAACGCCGAGACGCAAGCCAAGATCCTCAACCGGTTCCACTTCGCCCTGGCCGACGGCGGCGTGCTGTTCCTCGGCAAGGCCGAGATGCTGCTCAGTCACACCAGCTTGTACACCCCGATCGATCTGAAACGGCGGGTGTTCCGCAAGGTGCCCCTGCTCTCGCCGCCGCTCGGCGTGCTGCTGGCGGATCCGGCCACGCCGGGCGGCACGCCGGCGACCGGGCTCGACCGGCTGCGCAACGAGGCGTTCGCGATCAGTCCGCTCGCCCAGCTGACGCTGACCGCCGACGGGGCGGTGGCGCTCACCAACCGGCAGCTGGAGAAGCTGTTCAACGTGTCCGCGCGCGACGTCGGGCGCCCGTTCCGCGACCTGGACCTGTCGTACCGTCCGGTCGAGCTGCGCCGGTACATCGAACAGGCGCAGGTGGAACGGCGGGAGCTGCGGATCCCCGACGTCGAGTTCGGGCGGGCCGGGGAACCGGTCAACATCGAGGTGCAGATCACCCCGCTCACCGACGAGAACCACAGCCTGCTCGGCGTCAACATCACCTTTCATGACGTCACCGCGGCACGGCGGCTGCAGGACGATCTCGAACACGCCAACCAGCAGCTGGAAGCGGCGTACGAGGAGCTGCAGTCGACCAACGAGGAGCTGGAGACCACCAACGAGGAGCTGCAGTCGACGGTCGAGGAGCTGGAGACCACCAACGAGGAGCTCCAGTCCACCAACGAGGAGCTGGAGACGACGAACGAGGAGCTCCAGTCCACCAATGACGAGTTGCAGAGCATCAACGACCGGCTGCGGGTCAGCACCACCCGGCTCGACCAGGCGAACTCGTTCCTGGAGGCGGTGCTGACCAGCCTGCGGGCCGGCGTCGCCGTCGTCGACCGCGATCTGCGCGTGCTGATGTGGAACCGGCACGCCGAGAACCTGTGGGGGCTGCGCTCCGGTGAGGTGATCGGGCAGCATCTGCTCAACCTCGACATCGGGCTGCCGTTCGAGGATCTGCGCCCGCTGCTGCGTGCCGCGGTCGGCCCGCACGGCCGGTCCGGAGAGGCCGCGGTCGACGCGGTGAACCGCCGCGGGCGCCCGGTGTCGGTCCGGGTGGTGTGCACCCCCCTTCAGCGGCGGGCGGACGATCCCGTCGGGGACGGCGCCATCGTCGTCATGGAGAGCGACGAGGCGTCGTAG
- a CDS encoding SDR family oxidoreductase, protein MSEDQYGKQHPQEQYRSPQAQDSDRIRHPGATGEMDVEPDHGEDSYRGTGRLTGKRAIITGGDSGIGRAVAVAYAREGADVLISYLPEEEDDARDTVRLIEKAGRKAVAVPGDIRDEAHCGRIVRTALDELGGVDILVNNAAYQMAQDGGILDITTEQFDRVMKTNLYAMFWLSKAAAPHMEPGSTIINTASIQAYQPAPNLLDYATTKAGIVAFTKALGANLADRGIRVNAVAPGPIWTPLIPATMPKEKVESFGGDTPMARAGQPAELAPAYVFFASQESSYITGEVLGVTGGKPLA, encoded by the coding sequence GTGTCCGAGGACCAGTACGGCAAGCAGCATCCGCAGGAGCAGTACCGCAGCCCGCAGGCGCAGGACAGCGACCGGATCCGGCACCCGGGCGCCACCGGTGAGATGGACGTCGAGCCGGATCACGGCGAGGACAGCTACCGGGGCACCGGGCGGCTGACCGGCAAACGGGCGATCATCACCGGCGGCGACTCCGGGATCGGCCGGGCGGTGGCCGTCGCGTACGCCCGCGAGGGTGCCGACGTGCTGATCTCCTACCTCCCGGAGGAGGAGGACGACGCCCGGGACACCGTGCGGCTGATCGAGAAGGCCGGTCGCAAGGCCGTGGCCGTGCCCGGCGACATCCGCGACGAGGCGCACTGCGGGCGCATCGTGCGGACCGCGCTCGACGAGCTCGGCGGCGTGGACATCCTGGTCAACAACGCCGCCTATCAGATGGCCCAGGACGGCGGCATCCTGGACATCACCACCGAGCAGTTCGACCGGGTGATGAAGACCAACCTGTACGCCATGTTCTGGCTGAGCAAGGCCGCGGCGCCGCACATGGAGCCCGGCTCCACGATCATCAACACCGCGTCGATCCAGGCGTACCAGCCGGCGCCGAACCTGCTCGACTACGCCACCACCAAGGCCGGCATCGTCGCGTTCACCAAGGCCCTCGGCGCGAACCTCGCCGACCGGGGCATCCGGGTCAACGCGGTCGCGCCCGGCCCGATCTGGACGCCGCTGATCCCGGCCACCATGCCGAAGGAGAAGGTGGAGTCGTTCGGCGGCGACACCCCGATGGCGCGCGCCGGACAGCCCGCCGAGCTGGCCCCCGCGTACGTCTTCTTCGCCTCGCAGGAGTCCAGCTACATCACCGGCGAGGTGCTCGGCGTGACCGGCGGCAAGCCGCTGGCCTGA
- a CDS encoding DUF2795 domain-containing protein, translating into MERGSSKHGTRLDEEMKQEVRGNVQGIAGGRAEEWKTAEPAGEDQPEASRVPNADALASLSRFGTYIGLSSMPGDREALRRGARTLGAPDDVLADLDRLPEGVVFHTVSEIWAALGRGPGER; encoded by the coding sequence ATGGAGCGAGGTAGCAGCAAACACGGCACACGTCTCGACGAGGAGATGAAGCAGGAGGTACGCGGCAACGTCCAGGGCATCGCCGGCGGCCGGGCCGAGGAGTGGAAGACGGCCGAGCCCGCGGGCGAGGACCAGCCGGAGGCGAGCCGGGTGCCGAACGCCGACGCCCTCGCGAGCCTCAGCCGCTTCGGCACCTACATCGGGTTGTCCAGTATGCCGGGGGACCGCGAGGCGCTCCGCCGGGGCGCTCGGACGCTCGGGGCGCCCGACGACGTGCTGGCGGATCTGGACCGGTTGCCGGAGGGCGTGGTCTTCCACACCGTCAGCGAGATCTGGGCGGCCCTGGGCCGGGGCCCGGGCGAACGCTGA